In Ctenopharyngodon idella isolate HZGC_01 chromosome 1, HZGC01, whole genome shotgun sequence, a single genomic region encodes these proteins:
- the zgc:158803 gene encoding LOW QUALITY PROTEIN: LUC7 domain-containing protein (The sequence of the model RefSeq protein was modified relative to this genomic sequence to represent the inferred CDS: deleted 1 base in 1 codon), which translates to MSAQAQMRAMLDQLMGTSRDGDTMRQRIKFTDERVCKSHLLESCPHDILSGTRMDLGECVKIHDLALRADYEIASKQQEYFFELDAAEHLQSFIADCDRRTELAKKRLAETQEEISAEVAAKAERVHELNEEIGKLLARAEQLGGEGNVEEAQQVLEKVEKTRTLKKEAEDIYRNSMPASSFQQQKLRVCEVCSAYLGLHDNDRRLADHFGGKLHLGFIEIREKLDKLRKAVTEKQERMRTKRREERDREEERAREWELERERERERERERERERERERERDRERDRRRSRSRSGERYREGGSSSSHRSRRHREDGERERERERKHRHKDRHRSRSHSHRSKRKRSSHTRDQEQPLPQERWRENATDERWRDNGRRDVVERERSPRSPDMSQMRERERSVSLERDQRSSSEERESGEI; encoded by the exons ATGTCGGCCCAGGCGCAGATGAGAGCCATGCTGGACCAGCTCATGGGAACTAGCAGAGATG GCGACACGATGCGACAGAGGATCAAGTTCACGGATGAGCGGGTGTGTAAGAGTCATCTGCTGGAGTCGTGTCCACATGACATACTGTCTGGAACT CGCATGGATCTGGGCGAGTGTGTGAAGATTCATGATCTGGCTTTGAGAGCAGATTATGAGATCGCATCTAAACAGCAGGAGTATTTCTTTGAGCTGGAC GCCGCAGAGCACCTGCAGTCTTTCATCGCAGACTGTGACCGAAGAACCGAACTGGCCAAGAAACGACTGGCTGAAACGCAGGAGGAGATCAGCGCTGAGGTGGCTGCCAAG GCGGAGCGTGTGCACGAGCTGAACGAGGAGATCGGAAAGCTGCTGGCACGTGCGGAGCAGCTGGGCGGCGAGGGGAACGTAGAGGAGGCTCAACAGGTGCTGGAGAAGGTGGAGAAGACGCGCACTCTAAAGAAAGAGGCAGAG GACATATACCGCAACTCTATGCCCGCCTCCAGCTTCCAGCAGCAGAAACTGCGAGTGTGTGAGGTTTGCTCCGCTTACCTCGGCCTCCACGACAATGACCGCCGCCTCGCTGACCACTTTGGAGGGAAACTACATCTAGGTTTCATTGAAATCCGTGAAAAACTGGATAAACTGCGG AAAGCTGTGACGGAGAAACAGGAGCGCATGCGCACGAAGAGAAGAGAGGAGCGCGACAGAGAAGAGGAGCGAGCCAGAGAGTGGGAGCtggagagagagcgagaacgCGAACGTGAGCGCGAGAGGGAGCGGGAGAGAGAGCGGGAGCgcgagagagacagagagagagaccgcAGGAG GTCCAGATCCAGGAGCGGTGAGCGATATCG GGAAGGAGGAAGCTCGTCCTCCCATCGCTCTCGTCGGCACCGTGAGGATGGAGAGCGGGAAcgagagagggagaggaaacacagacacaaagacCGCCATCGCTCTCGCTCCCACTCGCACAGGAGCAAAAGGAAGAG GTCTTCACACACCAGAGATCAGGAACAGCCTCTGCCTCAGGAGAGATGGCGAGAGAACGCCACAGACGAGAGATGGCGGGACAACGGACGGAGGGACGTGGTGGAGAGAGAGCGATCCCCCCGC TCCCCAGACATGAGTCAAATGAGAGAGCGGGAGAGATCTGTGTCGCTGGAGAGAGACCAGCGCTCCAGCTCCGAAGAGAGAGAGTCCGGAGAGATCTAG